In the genome of Mercurialis annua linkage group LG8, ddMerAnnu1.2, whole genome shotgun sequence, the window GAAATGTTATCTTGTATATGTTCggtaaaagtaaaaaaatagacGAACGCatttaatcattaatttttttttgttttttttttttgacgggCCGATATGGATAAAAGAGAGAGGTATATAGGCATTTATGCAGAAGGGAAAATGGAGTTGTACCTTGTTTAGTTAAGAGGGTACACAGTGCCTAGCTGGCTAACATGTGAAGGGGTTGTGGCTTTTcttttaattcatttattttctttaacttACATGCATCCACTGCTATAACCCAAAACCCAACTGGCAATTCTTCATTACATTCCCATAGATTGCCTCAATTAGGAGACTCTACACAAGGATTCTTCCTTGATTTTCTTTACTCTTTTCCCATAATAAAAGCTAACCGCTCTCCGAATCGCAGTTCGCTCAAATGTATTTTATTATGACGTGTTATAGACGGAATTTGATTATAAAACGACATTTTTGAATCTGTCGACATAGCTAAGATTAATTCTCATTTGAACCGGATAGATAAAACTCTGACTTCAAATATAAAACGGCTTCATACATGAGTATAGTTTGAATTCACTGTCTCACTTAAATTATAGTGTTTTATCAATTATATGCGTCTTgaggattttaatatttttttattacaactCTTATTTAAATTGTCTTATAAAAACACCAAAACTTTTGACACACTCACACTACTACACTCAAAACCCaacttcttccttttctttatattttttcttcaattttcttGCTACCATTTCttgctaaaaaaagaaaaaaaatgaattttgattcATCAGAATGTAGTAGTGGATGTGAGTCAGGCTGGACACTTTATTTAGAGCAATCTTTTCTTTCTCCAAGTGCAGCTGCAAATAATGCAAGATCAAGAGGccataaaaaaaacaatggCAAGCAAATTTACCAAGAAAATAATActcaagaaaatcaagaacaagATCAAGAAAATATtgttgaagaagaagatgaagatttATCAATGGTGTCTGATGCATCTTCAGGACCTCCACATTTTAATGAAGATGAGAGCtattttaattatgataatgGACATTTTTATCCTGCATTTAAAGATTCTTCTGCTTCATTATTGATCAACCATGGTGGTAATAttggtaataataataaaagaagcTCAAAAACAGGAAAAGAATTACCTAATTCTAATTCTTTTCTTGATGATACTGCTAGCTCTCCTGCATTTAACTTATCCaaggttaattaatttattaattatacatttttttcttttatgtaattttttttttgggttgttgttattaattttattaattaattacattgCAGACTAGCTTTGGTATTGCCAATAATAATCAAGCTTCAATGGAGAGTATGTTAGACTATTCACAAGGTTTTCTGCTACTCATTTTCAGGtatttaatttggttaatttttgttataatttttgtttatatttgaaGTAGAGTTTtggttaattaataattaactaattttgCAGGGGAGATCTGCATATCAAGATCATTTTGGTTATGTACAGCCTTCTGTATCtggaaacaaatttaataaccaGTGAGTACTTCTATAATTTCATGGATTTTGTTCTCTTTATATTTGAGAAAGGCTTAATTGCTTTAGAAAAAACGAACTTTATCGTCTTTGTCAGTTTTtacatgaatttttaatttcgGCAATGTCGATTTTTATAATTCGAAATAccgaataattttttgttaaaatttgttGACGTGGACGTCAGAATAATGTATATTCCGGTGTCCACATCATCATTGAACAAAAAATTACTTGGTGTTTCGAATTGAAAAAGAATAGAGATTGTTTTGAATTGTCaaaactgaaattttttgtGAAAATTGCTAGAGAAGTTAAAATTCGCGATGTCTTAAAGCAGTTGAACCTAGAAAAATATTCACGTTTTTAAAATAGGTTTAATCAACCAAAAAAATACCCCGtcttttcgatttttttgtttaaatcccaaacttttaaaatcgtcaatttaaacttgtttttcaattttcagttttaattttacccaatttttaaaattgaaatttttcccacttggaaaaaattcaagtgtctttcatatttaattcatattctcaatttttagtaatttttaaaatcattaaagtTTATTTAGACTAAATGTCAAATATGAAGGACACATTGAACATTTTTCAGAGTagataaattcaaatttaacaaAATGAGTACAGTTGAAACTGAAATTCAGAAAATGagtaaaatagataattttgaaaatatgaaataaacggaaaaagtcaaaaaaattgaattatatttttgataatttagtcTTTAAAATACATATGCAATTTCTTGAGTTCATTTATAattgagtaatttttttaaaagatggaTAAATATGTATTGAGTGAAAAATTCATTGTTTGCAGATGGTTTTAAGGGAATTAGAGCATGAAGATATGTGCATCAACTTGTTgctcaaaaacaaaaatggtGTCAACTtttcaacaaaaagaaaaaaagaaattgaaggaTTATCTCATAAAAGATgttgttttttcttttgttttcttttaaattttcttttttccttgTCAATGCAATGGGAAGCAACTTGAGAGCAAAAgatgaaaataaatttctttttctcaaaaatttattttgtcttgTTAAGTTGGTAATTTTTGTGTGTACAAATGGGCtatatgtgtttgttttttCAATAGAGCCccattcttttcttttatatatcTCATTAAAATAAAGGcatagatataataaaattataatttcatcattaagtttttatttacaatttaaaatacttttttttttcattttaaaaatcaaattgccaactaaaatcaaatcaatcgaTATTGATGTGAAAAATCAGAATCCAAAAACAAAAGTCACATGTATATATGTCCACATTAGCAAAGATAGATCAGATTTTCAATTGACAATTCGacttgtaaaaattaaaaattcttaCTGAAACTACAAAATACATTATAATTTAAgattatcatttaaaaatatcaatttttccaactttttttttcaattctagcCAAACTATTTAATTTCGTCAATTTTAGCCATTGATAAGTGTCTTTTAGCtataattgattatttaatttaaaggtcTACTCACCAAAAAAATGCTAATTTTGTTTGCTCCTTTTGAATGAATAGGCTTGTAACTTATAATTTTAGCTAGTTGTATCCAATCCTAAATAATAATACATACATGTGTATCTATAAGCTTAGtacataaattattattattatatatatcaatatattcTTCACATGAAGCACTAAATTGATCATTGCAAGAAATGACAACCTAATAGTACATTTTTGTTTCATGCTTTGGATATTTATAGgaaaatttgtataaaaaattgAGGGACTTAATTTGCATTAGGACATGGATGGTTTTATTATATGAAATGAGACATTGTGGTCCATTCTATGTTCCAAACTCTTGCTAGCTATATCATGCTTGTCATAATCAATTAAGATTGTCAATTCCAATACTACACATTTCATAATTTCCCATACCCTGCCCCCCTCTCTCCTTAATGCAAGCAAAATCAGGTCTATTGATCAAATGTTATTAATCTCCAATAAAGTCTCAAACTTGCCAACTACTCCctcaaatcaaaaatttaaaaattgaataatcaaaacaacaacaaaaattcaaaaattacaaaaattgatGCTAGCCAGCAAGCAATTAGCTATAATATTGTCAAATTGCATGCCTAAGAAGAAATTAAGCAATAGATTAAAACCCatgttaaatatttaaagaagaaaaagacaTCCATTATTGACTAA includes:
- the LOC126660896 gene encoding protein SOB FIVE-LIKE 5-like, yielding MNFDSSECSSGCESGWTLYLEQSFLSPSAAANNARSRGHKKNNGKQIYQENNTQENQEQDQENIVEEEDEDLSMVSDASSGPPHFNEDESYFNYDNGHFYPAFKDSSASLLINHGGNIGNNNKRSSKTGKELPNSNSFLDDTASSPAFNLSKTSFGIANNNQASMESMLDYSQGFLLLIFRGDLHIKIILVMYSLLYLETNLITNGFKGIRA